Proteins from one Aureimonas sp. SA4125 genomic window:
- a CDS encoding Maf-like protein, protein MTKGILLASGSSFRRDMLRKAGVDITVEASTLDERALEAPLQQSGTSPEDVALILAEAKAMDVSGRHPGLLVIGADQTLSLGDRVFHKPADMEAARRNLLALSGQTHRLNSAVVLVRDGTVVWRHVGVAELTMRALDPRFIGRYLAAVKERALGSVGAYQIEAEGIQLMERVEGDIFTIIGLPLLPLLAELRALGEIDG, encoded by the coding sequence GTGACCAAGGGTATCCTTCTCGCTTCCGGCAGCAGCTTTCGCCGTGACATGCTGCGCAAGGCCGGCGTCGACATCACCGTCGAGGCCTCGACGCTCGACGAGCGGGCGCTCGAAGCGCCGCTGCAGCAGTCGGGAACCTCGCCCGAGGATGTCGCCCTGATCCTGGCCGAGGCGAAGGCGATGGACGTGTCCGGTCGCCATCCCGGCCTTCTCGTCATCGGCGCAGACCAGACGCTGTCGCTCGGCGACCGGGTGTTTCACAAGCCGGCCGACATGGAGGCTGCGCGGCGGAACCTGCTTGCTCTGTCGGGTCAGACGCACCGGCTGAACAGCGCGGTCGTGCTGGTGCGCGACGGCACTGTCGTCTGGCGCCATGTCGGCGTCGCCGAACTCACCATGCGCGCCCTCGATCCCCGCTTCATCGGCCGCTATCTGGCAGCGGTGAAGGAGCGCGCGCTCGGCAGCGTCGGCGCCTACCAGATCGAGGCCGAGGGAATCCAGCTGATGGAGCGCGTCGAGGGCGACATCTTCACCATCATCGGCCTGCCCCTGCTGCCGCTTCTGGCCGAACTGCGTGCGCTCGGCGAGATCGACGGGTAA
- the hemE gene encoding uroporphyrinogen decarboxylase, with protein MEKRSMMRVLEGETVFPPPMWLMRQAGRYLAEYRAVREKAGGFLDLCYDPALATEVTLQPIRRFGFDAAILFSDILVIPDALDRGLHFVVGEGPKLTPILAREIAGLDPGRAETHLAPVIATVARLRRELPEETTLIGFCGAPWTVATYMIAGHGTPDQAPARLFAYNHPEAMAELIWMLADMSANYLIRQLQAGADCVQVFDSWAGVLDEASFEAYSVAPMKAIVDKVRAAVPGAKIIGFAKGAGPLLKNYREKTGVDAVGLDWSVPLSFGAELQQSGAVQGNLDPLRLVAGGRALDEGVDRILDTLGGGPLIFNLGHGITPETPIAHVEALIARVRRTRN; from the coding sequence ATGGAAAAGCGCTCGATGATGCGGGTCCTCGAGGGAGAGACGGTCTTTCCGCCGCCGATGTGGCTGATGCGACAGGCCGGCCGCTATCTCGCGGAATACCGGGCGGTGCGCGAAAAGGCCGGAGGCTTCCTCGATCTGTGCTATGATCCGGCTCTGGCGACCGAGGTGACCCTCCAGCCGATTCGCCGTTTCGGCTTCGATGCCGCCATCCTCTTCTCCGACATCCTGGTGATCCCCGATGCACTCGATCGCGGCCTGCATTTCGTCGTCGGAGAAGGTCCGAAACTGACGCCGATCCTGGCACGCGAAATCGCCGGCCTCGATCCGGGCCGGGCCGAGACGCATCTGGCGCCGGTGATCGCGACGGTCGCGCGGCTGCGCCGGGAACTGCCGGAGGAGACCACGCTCATCGGCTTCTGCGGGGCGCCCTGGACGGTGGCGACCTACATGATCGCCGGCCACGGCACGCCCGACCAAGCGCCGGCCCGGCTGTTCGCCTATAACCATCCCGAAGCCATGGCCGAGCTGATCTGGATGCTCGCCGACATGTCGGCGAACTATCTGATCCGACAGCTGCAGGCCGGCGCCGACTGCGTGCAGGTCTTCGATTCCTGGGCGGGCGTTCTCGACGAGGCGAGCTTCGAGGCCTATTCGGTGGCGCCGATGAAGGCGATCGTCGACAAGGTTCGGGCCGCCGTTCCCGGTGCCAAGATCATCGGCTTTGCCAAGGGCGCCGGACCGCTCCTGAAGAACTACCGGGAAAAGACCGGCGTCGATGCCGTCGGTCTCGACTGGTCGGTGCCCCTCTCCTTCGGCGCCGAATTGCAGCAAAGCGGCGCCGTGCAGGGCAATCTCGACCCGCTGCGCCTCGTTGCCGGCGGAAGGGCGCTCGACGAGGGCGTCGACCGGATTCTGGATACCCTGGGTGGCGGCCCCTTGATCTTCAACCTCGGCCACGGCATCACGCCGGAGACGCCGATCGCACATGTCGAGGCCCTCATCGCGCGGGTCCGCCGGACGAGGAACTAG
- a CDS encoding alpha/beta hydrolase: MGTLTTKDGIEIFYKDWGQGQAIVFHHGWPLSADDWDAQMQFFLGEGFRVIAHDRRGHGRSTQTATGNEMDTYADDVAALAEALDLKEAVHIGHSTGGGEVARYLGRHGTARVAKAVLIGAVPPVMLQSDTNPGGLPLGLFDDFRAQLAANRAQFYLDIASGPFYGFNREGAKVSEGATRNWWRQGMMGGIAAHYDCIKAFSETDFTADLEKIDVPVLVLHGTDDQIVPIDNSARLSVKLLKHGTLKTYEGLPHGMCTTHPELINADLLAFIRS, translated from the coding sequence ATGGGCACGCTCACCACCAAGGACGGCATAGAGATTTTCTACAAGGACTGGGGGCAGGGCCAGGCCATCGTCTTCCACCATGGGTGGCCCCTCAGCGCGGACGACTGGGACGCCCAGATGCAGTTCTTCCTGGGAGAGGGGTTCCGCGTCATCGCGCATGACCGCCGCGGCCATGGCCGTTCGACACAGACGGCGACCGGCAACGAGATGGACACCTATGCCGACGACGTCGCGGCTCTCGCCGAAGCCCTCGACCTGAAGGAGGCCGTGCATATCGGCCATTCCACCGGCGGCGGCGAGGTCGCCCGCTATCTCGGCCGGCACGGTACGGCCCGCGTCGCCAAGGCCGTGCTCATCGGCGCCGTGCCGCCGGTCATGCTGCAGTCCGACACGAACCCCGGCGGTCTGCCGCTCGGCCTCTTCGACGATTTTCGCGCCCAACTCGCCGCCAACCGCGCGCAGTTCTACCTCGATATCGCCAGCGGCCCGTTCTACGGCTTCAACCGCGAGGGCGCCAAGGTCAGCGAAGGCGCCACGCGCAACTGGTGGCGGCAGGGCATGATGGGCGGCATCGCCGCACACTACGACTGCATCAAGGCCTTTTCCGAGACCGACTTCACCGCCGACCTCGAGAAGATCGACGTGCCGGTGCTGGTTCTCCATGGCACCGACGACCAGATCGTTCCGATCGACAACTCGGCCCGGCTCAGCGTCAAGCTGCTGAAGCACGGAACGCTGAAGACCTATGAGGGCCTGCCCCACGGCATGTGCACGACGCATCCCGAGTTGATCAACGCGGATCTTCTCGCCTTCATCAGGAGCTGA
- a CDS encoding DUF1402 family protein encodes MTRDRFSRLAPILACVLAWHLVPVQPAAALSVVPPGNRHAEQPGVPAASARRTAALKSTYQLKYEKIRDLIAGNADLKEKIGKAARAYGIDPIHIVAALVGEHTYNVDAMDRLQTYYVKALSYLSSGVDFAHDGESIEDFVARPEFSACSGESSDEAVWSCRETVFDASFRGRTVGGRSYPDDRFGAVFFQPFYAGQTFGLGQINPLTALSFSDVVHRVSGFPELKADKAPEVYQAIMDPDRSLAYMAATIKGAISAYRDIAGMDISDNPGITATLYNVGNARKRAIALAAENRRRAAAGEAPKLPEENYYGWLANDKLDELQTAIR; translated from the coding sequence ATGACGCGTGACCGCTTTTCCCGGCTCGCCCCGATCCTGGCCTGCGTCCTGGCATGGCACCTTGTACCGGTTCAGCCGGCCGCGGCGCTCAGCGTCGTGCCGCCGGGCAATCGCCATGCCGAGCAGCCAGGCGTGCCCGCAGCCTCTGCCCGGCGCACGGCCGCGCTGAAGAGCACTTATCAGCTGAAATACGAGAAGATCCGTGACCTCATCGCCGGCAATGCCGATCTGAAGGAGAAGATCGGCAAGGCCGCGCGCGCCTATGGCATCGATCCGATCCATATCGTCGCGGCTCTGGTCGGCGAGCACACCTACAATGTCGACGCGATGGACCGGCTGCAGACCTACTACGTCAAGGCCCTGTCCTATCTCTCGTCGGGTGTCGACTTTGCCCATGACGGCGAGAGCATCGAGGATTTCGTGGCGCGGCCGGAATTTTCGGCCTGTTCCGGCGAGAGCAGCGACGAGGCCGTCTGGAGCTGCCGCGAAACCGTCTTCGACGCCTCCTTCCGCGGCCGGACGGTCGGCGGCCGGTCCTATCCGGACGACCGCTTCGGCGCCGTCTTCTTCCAGCCCTTCTATGCCGGCCAGACCTTCGGTCTCGGCCAGATCAACCCGCTGACGGCACTTTCCTTCTCCGATGTCGTCCACCGCGTGTCCGGTTTTCCCGAGCTGAAGGCGGACAAGGCGCCGGAGGTCTACCAGGCGATCATGGATCCGGACCGGTCGCTCGCCTACATGGCCGCGACGATCAAGGGCGCCATCTCGGCCTATCGCGACATCGCCGGCATGGACATTTCAGATAATCCCGGCATCACCGCGACGCTCTACAATGTCGGCAATGCCCGCAAACGGGCCATCGCGCTGGCAGCCGAAAACCGCCGGCGCGCGGCCGCCGGCGAGGCGCCGAAGCTGCCGGAGGAGAACTATTACGGCTGGCTCGCCAACGACAAGCTGGACGAGCTGCAAACCGCGATCCGGTAG
- a CDS encoding class II glutamine amidotransferase, translated as MCRFLAYTGTPVFLDHLLIRPKTSLISQSLSAREAKTVVNGDGCGVGWYGECEEPGLYRGILPAWSDANLASLCRQIRSRLFLAHVRSATSGEVATANCHPFAVGRHLFMHNGQVGSYDRLRRRVDALIPDDLYPLRKGTSDSEAIFLAAMGLGLDDDPVSAVCATLQAITLATEGEDAPLRFAAVHTDGETLYAYRWASDGRPPSLYWRHAGEGMLIASEPCDENAGTWSLVPSGTVLTVAPGRSPRISALTIDAPEPARSLVA; from the coding sequence ATGTGCCGCTTTCTCGCCTATACCGGAACGCCCGTCTTCCTCGACCATCTTCTGATCCGGCCGAAAACCTCGTTGATCTCCCAGTCCCTGTCCGCGCGCGAGGCGAAGACGGTGGTCAACGGTGACGGCTGTGGCGTCGGCTGGTACGGTGAATGCGAGGAGCCGGGGCTCTACCGCGGCATCCTCCCGGCCTGGTCGGATGCCAACCTCGCCTCGCTCTGCCGACAGATCCGCTCGCGGCTGTTTCTCGCCCATGTGCGCTCGGCGACCTCGGGCGAGGTGGCGACGGCCAACTGCCACCCCTTCGCCGTCGGCCGCCACCTCTTCATGCATAACGGCCAGGTCGGCAGCTACGACCGCCTGCGCCGCCGCGTCGACGCGCTGATCCCCGACGATCTCTACCCCTTGCGCAAGGGCACCAGCGATTCCGAGGCGATCTTTCTGGCAGCCATGGGTCTTGGTCTCGACGACGATCCCGTCTCTGCCGTCTGCGCGACGCTGCAGGCGATCACCTTGGCGACGGAGGGCGAAGACGCCCCGCTGCGCTTTGCGGCCGTCCATACCGACGGCGAGACGCTTTACGCCTATCGCTGGGCCAGCGACGGCCGCCCACCCTCGCTCTACTGGCGCCATGCGGGCGAGGGCATGCTGATTGCCTCCGAGCCCTGCGACGAGAATGCCGGCACTTGGAGCCTGGTGCCGTCGGGGACGGTGCTGACGGTCGCCCCTGGCCGCAGCCCGCGCATCAGCGCCTTGACCATCGACGCGCCAGAACCAGCCCGCTCCCTCGTCGCCTGA
- a CDS encoding histidine phosphatase family protein, with protein MRGRGQTAFFISHPEVVVDPVRPVPAWHLSDRGVQRMRVFAANPDLAAVGSVWSSGETKAVEAAGILAAHLGLGVSVCERLGENDRSATGFLPPAEFEAMADAFFAQPQVSVEGWERAIDAQDRIVAAVDAVLNRAPPGDVAIVAHGGVGTLLLCRLQDLAISRSADQPFQGHYFCFDRAARRVIHGWRPIAPR; from the coding sequence ATGCGCGGACGGGGCCAGACGGCCTTCTTCATCAGCCATCCCGAAGTCGTGGTGGACCCGGTGCGTCCTGTGCCTGCGTGGCATCTGTCGGATCGCGGCGTGCAGCGGATGCGCGTTTTCGCCGCGAACCCGGACCTTGCTGCCGTCGGCAGCGTGTGGTCGAGCGGCGAGACCAAGGCGGTCGAGGCCGCCGGCATCCTGGCGGCCCATCTCGGGCTCGGTGTGTCTGTCTGTGAACGGCTCGGCGAGAACGACCGGAGCGCCACCGGTTTCCTGCCGCCGGCGGAGTTCGAGGCGATGGCAGATGCCTTCTTTGCCCAGCCGCAGGTCAGCGTGGAGGGATGGGAGAGGGCCATCGACGCGCAGGACCGGATCGTCGCCGCCGTGGATGCCGTGCTGAATCGTGCTCCCCCGGGTGACGTCGCCATCGTTGCGCATGGTGGCGTCGGAACGCTCCTCCTGTGCCGCCTCCAGGACCTTGCGATCAGTCGTTCGGCCGATCAGCCCTTCCAGGGGCACTACTTTTGCTTCGACCGGGCCGCTCGACGGGTCATCCACGGCTGGCGGCCCATCGCGCCCCGCTAA